A genomic window from Sulfurospirillum multivorans DSM 12446 includes:
- a CDS encoding OmpA family protein → MGKLALTSLAVAVLVLTGCSQKSPEVDMTKGTNDTKGASTNDGMSALQKLIASLEANSKTIYFDFDKYTVRKDQQANIDANAALFNSAEAKSFSIKVEGNCDEFGTDEYNYALGLKRAKSVKDGLVAKGMVADRVTVVSYGESNPACTEHNKDCWSKNRRAEFKVLP, encoded by the coding sequence ATGGGTAAATTAGCTTTAACGAGCTTAGCGGTAGCGGTTTTGGTTTTAACAGGTTGTAGCCAAAAAAGTCCAGAAGTCGATATGACTAAAGGAACTAATGACACAAAAGGTGCATCAACAAATGATGGTATGAGCGCTCTTCAAAAATTGATTGCTTCTTTAGAGGCTAACTCTAAAACAATCTATTTTGATTTTGACAAATACACCGTCAGAAAAGATCAACAAGCAAATATCGATGCAAATGCTGCATTGTTCAACTCTGCAGAAGCAAAAAGCTTCTCAATCAAAGTTGAAGGTAACTGTGACGAATTCGGTACAGACGAATACAACTATGCACTTGGTCTTAAAAGAGCAAAAAGTGTTAAAGATGGTCTAGTTGCTAAAGGTATGGTTGCAGATAGAGTAACTGTTGTAAGTTATGGCGAAAGCAATCCTGCATGCACAGAGCACAATAAAGATTGTTGGTCTAAAAACAGAAGAGCAGAATTCAAAGTTCTTCCATAA
- a CDS encoding tetratricopeptide repeat protein — protein sequence MAALSSEPSAFGSSDSSSSTSNTSYSNTVSVTDMKPQNSQKIATINETVVNNKTALSNVSEEYEGMRSVMESYATKIAKQDEKMRQLEEENKKLREYVEESRQIQTENQDKIKVVVGELGTLIDSINKDYVPKDKFDQLANEVRGNKSSASKTTTAPEPAKKETPSKTISAKELSTKDSATLIKEADDYFDKKSYTEAQALYTELLNRNYKPAKVNFTLGEIAYNQKSYAKAIEHYKSSISLFDKAAYTPTLLYHTGTSFQKLGKTKDAQGFYKALKENYPDSPEAKKIK from the coding sequence ATGGCAGCGCTATCGAGTGAACCCTCAGCTTTTGGATCCAGCGATTCTAGTAGCAGCACTAGCAATACCTCCTATAGTAATACTGTTAGCGTTACTGATATGAAACCTCAAAACAGTCAAAAAATAGCAACCATTAATGAAACCGTTGTCAATAATAAAACAGCTCTGAGTAATGTCTCTGAAGAGTACGAGGGAATGCGTTCAGTTATGGAAAGTTATGCAACTAAAATTGCTAAACAAGATGAAAAAATGCGTCAGCTCGAAGAGGAAAATAAAAAACTTAGAGAATATGTTGAAGAGAGTCGTCAGATTCAAACTGAAAATCAAGATAAAATCAAAGTGGTTGTTGGTGAACTTGGAACACTGATTGATTCTATCAATAAAGATTATGTACCCAAAGATAAATTTGATCAGCTTGCCAATGAAGTAAGAGGTAACAAGAGCAGCGCTTCTAAAACGACTACTGCCCCTGAACCCGCTAAAAAAGAGACCCCTTCAAAAACAATTTCTGCTAAAGAATTAAGCACTAAAGATAGCGCGACATTGATTAAAGAAGCGGATGATTATTTTGATAAAAAATCGTATACTGAAGCACAAGCGCTCTATACAGAACTCTTAAATCGTAATTATAAACCTGCAAAAGTCAATTTTACACTTGGCGAAATAGCATACAATCAAAAGTCTTATGCCAAAGCGATTGAACACTATAAATCAAGTATTTCACTTTTTGATAAAGCAGCTTATACCCCAACACTTCTTTATCATACAGGCACTTCTTTTCAAAAGCTTGGAAAAACCAAAGATGCACAAGGTTTTTACAAAGCGCTTAAAGAGAATTACCCTGATTCCCCCGAAGCTAAAAAAATTAAATAA
- a CDS encoding FKBP-type peptidyl-prolyl cis-trans isomerase, translating into MSISDNQVVSIHYELRNVDSGEILDSNINAAPLSFIVGKGQIIPGLEEKIKELKAGENADIKVVAADAYGIYDDQAVQTLPKEQFAGLELQVGMTLYGQGENGETVQVSVKSFNDETVEIDFNHPLAGQDLLFAISILEVRDATADEMLNGYVGGGHSCGCGSGGCGSHEHEDESECCGGHDHDHEHGEGGCCGGESHSHGGGCCGSH; encoded by the coding sequence ATGAGTATTAGTGATAATCAAGTAGTTTCAATCCATTATGAGCTTAGAAATGTTGATAGTGGTGAAATTTTAGATAGTAATATTAATGCAGCGCCACTCTCTTTTATTGTTGGAAAAGGTCAAATTATTCCAGGATTAGAAGAGAAAATTAAAGAGCTTAAAGCTGGTGAGAACGCTGACATTAAAGTAGTTGCAGCTGATGCCTATGGTATTTACGATGATCAAGCTGTTCAAACATTACCAAAAGAGCAATTTGCTGGACTTGAACTTCAAGTTGGCATGACACTTTATGGTCAAGGTGAAAACGGTGAGACGGTTCAAGTAAGCGTTAAAAGCTTTAATGATGAAACCGTTGAAATCGATTTTAACCATCCTTTAGCGGGACAAGATCTTTTATTTGCAATTAGCATTCTCGAAGTACGTGATGCAACAGCAGATGAGATGTTAAACGGTTATGTTGGTGGTGGACACAGTTGTGGTTGTGGATCTGGCGGATGCGGTTCCCATGAGCATGAAGATGAGAGTGAATGCTGTGGCGGACACGATCACGATCATGAGCACGGTGAAGGCGGATGCTGCGGCGGTGAAAGTCACTCCCATGGTGGCGGATGTTGTGGATCACACTAA